A stretch of the Nitrospirota bacterium genome encodes the following:
- the thiC gene encoding phosphomethylpyrimidine synthase ThiC — MTTQIEHARKGFVTSQMKTVAAAEDVSADFIRAMVSEGKIVIPGNTIRKPKAVGIGKGLRTKVNASIGTSSDIIDYAAEVRKAIIAESAGADTLMELSVGGDLDRVRHEVIAAVELPVGNVPLYQAFCEAGRKYGDPNKLDEEMLFDLIEQQCADGIAFMAVHCGINLYTIERLRKQGYRYGGLVSKGGVSMVAWMLANKRENPLYEKFDRVVSILKKYDVVLSLGNGLRAGAIHDSSDRAQIQELVINCELAEIGREMGCQMLVEGPGHVPLDEIEGNIQLQKRMSNGAPYYMLGPITTDVAPGFDHITAAIGAAQSSRYGADLICYITPAEHLALPNEDDVRQGVQAAKIAAYIGDMNKYPEKCRERDREMSKARRDLDWEKQFKLALYPEEAKAIRKSRMPEHEDSCTMCGSFCAAKGAAKLFSEDLQLSGKA; from the coding sequence ATGACAACACAAATAGAGCACGCCCGCAAAGGGTTTGTAACTTCGCAGATGAAAACTGTCGCTGCTGCGGAGGATGTATCCGCTGATTTCATCAGGGCAATGGTCTCAGAGGGGAAGATCGTCATTCCAGGGAACACCATAAGGAAGCCGAAGGCCGTTGGCATCGGCAAGGGGCTTCGCACTAAGGTGAATGCATCGATCGGCACGTCATCGGACATCATCGACTACGCGGCGGAGGTTAGAAAAGCGATAATCGCAGAGTCAGCAGGTGCGGACACGCTCATGGAGCTCTCCGTGGGCGGCGACCTGGACCGCGTACGGCACGAGGTGATAGCGGCGGTGGAACTTCCGGTCGGGAACGTCCCTCTGTACCAGGCCTTCTGCGAGGCCGGCCGGAAGTACGGAGATCCGAACAAACTCGACGAAGAAATGCTTTTTGACCTGATCGAACAGCAGTGTGCAGACGGCATCGCTTTCATGGCGGTTCACTGCGGTATCAACCTCTATACCATTGAGCGCCTGAGAAAGCAGGGATACCGCTACGGCGGCCTGGTGAGCAAGGGCGGGGTCAGCATGGTGGCATGGATGCTTGCCAATAAAAGGGAGAATCCATTGTACGAGAAATTCGATCGAGTCGTCTCTATCCTGAAAAAATACGACGTTGTCCTGTCCCTCGGCAACGGTCTCAGGGCAGGGGCGATTCATGATTCATCCGACCGGGCGCAGATCCAGGAGTTGGTCATCAACTGTGAACTGGCTGAGATCGGCAGGGAGATGGGATGCCAGATGCTTGTGGAAGGTCCGGGGCACGTTCCTTTGGACGAGATCGAGGGGAACATTCAGCTTCAAAAAAGGATGAGCAACGGCGCTCCCTATTATATGCTGGGTCCCATAACCACTGATGTTGCACCGGGGTTCGATCATATCACGGCAGCCATCGGCGCAGCGCAGTCGAGCCGATACGGCGCGGACCTGATCTGCTATATCACCCCTGCCGAGCACCTCGCTTTGCCGAATGAGGACGACGTGCGCCAGGGCGTACAGGCGGCAAAGATCGCCGCATATATCGGCGACATGAACAAATATCCCGAGAAGTGCAGGGAGCGCGACAGGGAGATGAGCAAGGCGAGAAGGGACCTCGATTGGGAAAAGCAGTTCAAGCTCGCGCTCTATCCTGAAGAGGCAAAGGCGATCCGCAAAAGCCGCATGCCCGAGCATGAGGATTCCTGCACCATGTGCGGGAGCTTCTGCGCCGCAAAAGGGGCTGCAAAGCTTTTTTCCGAAGACCTGCAATTGAGCGGAAAGGCATGA
- a CDS encoding DoxX family protein, with product MKQLAKYADHAYALMRIMAGFMFSFHGAQKILGVLSDFQPPVGSQLWFGGVIELICGLLVMAGFQARWAAFLASGQMAVAYFQFHWKFQLGPQFFPIVNKGELAVLYCFVFLLIACQGGGKWSLDKTD from the coding sequence ATGAAACAGCTTGCAAAGTACGCGGACCACGCTTACGCATTGATGCGCATCATGGCGGGATTCATGTTCTCGTTCCACGGCGCCCAGAAGATCCTGGGTGTGCTTTCCGATTTTCAGCCGCCGGTGGGGTCACAGCTCTGGTTCGGCGGTGTCATCGAGTTGATCTGCGGCCTGCTGGTGATGGCGGGCTTCCAGGCCCGATGGGCGGCTTTCCTGGCCAGCGGCCAGATGGCTGTGGCGTATTTCCAGTTTCATTGGAAGTTCCAGCTCGGACCACAGTTTTTCCCCATCGTGAACAAAGGCGAATTGGCCGTTCTCTATTGCTTTGTTTTTCTCCTCATTGCTTGTCAAGGGGGGGGCAAATGGAGCCTGGACAAAACTGATTAA
- the tadA gene encoding Flp pilus assembly complex ATPase component TadA, translating to MVTRAFNLKIGDILFEKGVITREQLENALKEQQKKGADSKKIGSYLIDLGYVTESDIATALGIQFNLPVMRLEGMKIKPEVIDLVPEKIVRKFNIIPLFKIGDELTIAISDPTDISLLDAVGAQSKSKIIPVIAPYLEITKAIIRNYSTQVETEQSELSRQMESPGISRIEVDELRKAGADLPVVKVVDRMLIDAVLEKASDIHVEPREDKLVIRCRIDGILSEVATYPQSMHKGVVSRIKILSSLDISERQKPQDGRVKIKIEGNEVDIRVSTLPTIYGEKAVLRLLNKNAQSLNLDDLNMSEKNLETLRQLIEEPYGIVLVTGPTGSGKTTTLYAALNEINSIEDNIVTVEDPVEYQLPLINQIQINPKKDLTFANALRSILRQDPDIIMIGEIRDPETASIAAESALTGHLVLSTLHTNDAASSITRLIDMGVEPFLIAPSLLGIVAQRLVRKICRKCSEEFTPSKRELDILGLGASMDGVKFHRGTGCEDCKKTGYSGRTGIYEIMVIDSKIRELITARGSTEMMRQQALKSGFKDMRFDGIRKVLAGITTIEELLRATRNMK from the coding sequence ATGGTGACACGAGCGTTTAATCTGAAAATTGGCGATATTCTCTTCGAAAAGGGCGTTATAACCAGGGAGCAGCTTGAAAATGCTCTCAAAGAGCAGCAGAAAAAAGGCGCGGACTCAAAAAAGATAGGGAGTTATCTGATAGATCTTGGATATGTAACGGAATCCGATATAGCGACGGCCCTCGGGATACAGTTCAATCTTCCCGTCATGCGGCTTGAAGGCATGAAAATAAAACCGGAAGTGATCGACCTGGTCCCGGAAAAGATCGTTCGGAAATTCAATATCATTCCTCTTTTTAAGATCGGCGACGAACTCACTATCGCGATATCGGACCCCACGGACATAAGCCTTCTCGATGCGGTCGGCGCGCAATCCAAAAGCAAGATCATCCCCGTAATCGCACCCTATCTCGAGATCACCAAGGCGATAATCAGGAACTATTCAACGCAGGTGGAAACGGAACAGAGCGAGTTGTCCCGACAGATGGAATCCCCCGGGATCAGCAGGATCGAGGTCGATGAGCTCAGAAAGGCCGGCGCGGACCTTCCGGTGGTAAAGGTCGTGGACCGCATGCTGATCGATGCCGTCCTGGAGAAGGCGAGCGACATCCACGTGGAACCGCGTGAGGACAAACTTGTCATCAGGTGCAGGATCGACGGAATCCTGAGCGAAGTGGCGACGTACCCTCAGTCCATGCACAAGGGCGTGGTTTCGAGGATCAAGATACTTTCTTCGCTCGATATCTCGGAGCGGCAAAAGCCGCAGGACGGCAGGGTGAAGATAAAGATTGAGGGCAATGAAGTCGATATCCGCGTCTCGACCCTTCCGACAATTTATGGGGAAAAAGCGGTCCTGAGGCTGCTCAATAAGAACGCGCAGAGCCTGAACCTCGATGACCTTAACATGTCTGAAAAGAACCTTGAGACGCTGCGGCAATTGATAGAGGAGCCGTATGGAATAGTACTCGTAACGGGCCCCACGGGAAGCGGCAAGACAACAACGCTCTATGCCGCGCTGAACGAGATCAACTCCATCGAAGACAACATCGTCACCGTTGAAGATCCTGTGGAATACCAGCTTCCCCTCATCAACCAGATTCAGATCAATCCCAAAAAGGACCTTACTTTTGCGAACGCCTTGAGATCGATCCTGAGACAGGACCCCGACATAATCATGATAGGAGAGATACGGGACCCCGAAACCGCATCGATCGCCGCTGAATCCGCGCTGACGGGGCACCTCGTGCTGAGCACGCTGCATACCAACGACGCGGCAAGTTCCATCACCAGGCTCATCGACATGGGCGTCGAACCATTCCTCATTGCTCCTTCCCTGCTCGGCATTGTAGCCCAGCGGCTGGTCAGAAAGATATGCCGAAAATGCAGCGAGGAATTCACTCCTTCAAAGAGGGAACTGGACATCTTAGGCCTCGGCGCTTCCATGGACGGCGTCAAATTCCACCGGGGGACCGGGTGCGAAGATTGCAAAAAAACGGGTTATTCGGGAAGAACGGGCATCTACGAAATCATGGTCATTGATTCCAAGATACGTGAATTGATCACAGCCCGGGGGTCCACGGAAATGATGCGTCAGCAAGCGCTGAAAAGCGGCTTCAAAGACATGCGATTCGACGGAATCAGGAAGGTCCTTGCTGGTATAACCACCATTGAAGAGCTTCTGAGGGCCACCCGAAATATGAAATGA
- a CDS encoding response regulator has product MPVKILIVDDSPQIRKSLREILEKLHYEVVGEAGTGIEAISMVKTLSPDIVMLDIIMPQLGGIETLRFLRALDKNLKILMVSALDSLDKVKECMKAGAHHYIIKPFEAEKVKEIVEKIVQQ; this is encoded by the coding sequence ATGCCGGTAAAAATACTTATTGTAGATGATTCACCCCAGATACGGAAATCGTTGCGGGAGATACTCGAAAAATTACATTACGAAGTGGTCGGCGAGGCAGGAACGGGAATCGAAGCAATCTCCATGGTCAAGACGCTCTCCCCGGACATCGTGATGCTGGATATTATCATGCCGCAGCTCGGCGGCATAGAAACACTGAGGTTCCTTCGTGCTTTGGACAAAAATCTCAAGATCCTCATGGTGAGCGCGCTCGACTCCCTCGACAAGGTCAAGGAATGCATGAAGGCGGGCGCCCATCATTATATCATCAAGCCCTTTGAGGCGGAAAAGGTCAAGGAGATCGTAGAAAAGATCGTTCAACAATAG
- a CDS encoding universal stress protein: MRILLATDGSEYSDNAARFLTRINWSPQDSITVFHAIYALPFPEDRKFHFDTLQSVKKELAPRILDSAVAILKPVQAGISVDISEFSPGECAPDECILNAARSSNANLIAMGARGIKGIASAFLGSVTRVVTAHSSLPVLVIKRDKKRSPGPLKILFASDGSTYARAAGEFLSSIPFPDNAEVTILHVIASGFSDLPERFALEISDQIRETVASARTRDFAESERTLEEAKTSLGKKFRAISILSKAGDPSTEIVSAAASGDMDVIVVGCRGLRGMQGMMGSVSKNVLIHAPCSVLIGKTCGK; the protein is encoded by the coding sequence GTGAGAATCCTACTCGCAACGGACGGCTCTGAATACTCTGATAACGCTGCCAGGTTTCTGACCCGCATCAACTGGTCCCCGCAGGACTCCATCACCGTGTTTCACGCCATCTACGCGCTCCCGTTCCCGGAAGACCGGAAATTCCACTTTGATACGCTCCAGTCCGTAAAAAAGGAGCTCGCACCCAGGATCCTCGATTCGGCAGTGGCCATTCTCAAGCCTGTTCAGGCGGGCATCAGCGTCGATATCAGCGAATTTTCCCCGGGCGAATGCGCGCCTGACGAGTGTATCCTGAACGCGGCCCGATCGTCGAACGCGAACCTCATTGCCATGGGTGCGCGGGGCATCAAAGGGATCGCGTCTGCCTTTCTCGGGAGCGTGACGCGGGTGGTCACGGCACATTCCTCGCTGCCGGTCCTGGTGATCAAACGCGATAAGAAACGGTCGCCCGGACCGCTGAAGATACTGTTCGCGTCTGATGGTTCCACCTATGCCCGGGCAGCCGGCGAATTTTTATCGTCCATCCCCTTTCCCGACAACGCGGAAGTGACGATCCTTCACGTCATCGCGTCGGGTTTCTCCGACCTTCCGGAACGATTTGCCCTGGAGATCAGCGACCAGATCAGGGAGACCGTGGCAAGCGCCAGGACCCGCGACTTTGCAGAATCGGAAAGGACCCTTGAAGAGGCGAAAACGTCTCTCGGCAAAAAATTTCGTGCCATCTCCATCCTCTCGAAGGCCGGAGATCCATCCACGGAGATCGTGAGCGCTGCAGCGTCCGGGGATATGGACGTCATCGTAGTGGGCTGCCGGGGACTGCGGGGAATGCAGGGTATGATGGGGAGTGTATCGAAAAACGTCCTTATCCATGCACCGTGCTCTGTGCTGATCGGAAAGACGTGCGGCAAATAA
- a CDS encoding radical SAM protein, with protein sequence MPEYEGVVIRPPSEADSLILQYTIGCSHNQCIFCPAYKQKRFRIRSLTQMEQDIRSCLPAYADTRRIFLADGDALVAPVPDLLALFSLLHTSFPRLQRIGMYANTKNILGKSIEELRQLREAGLGILYLGIESGDDELLTWMKKGATSAEMADAGQRVKDAGIKLSVTVLLGIGGTDRSVEHARLTGKLLSAIDPDYVGALTTMIVKGTPLYVLQEQAGFRLPSAFAILAELAEMISHTEMTRGLFFANHASNYLPVRVRMPAERDKAVHMIRTFVREGDTGLLKPEGMRRL encoded by the coding sequence ATGCCTGAATATGAAGGCGTTGTCATACGGCCTCCCAGCGAGGCCGACAGCCTGATCCTCCAGTACACCATCGGGTGTTCCCACAACCAGTGCATCTTTTGTCCCGCGTATAAACAGAAGCGGTTCCGTATCCGCAGCCTCACCCAGATGGAGCAGGACATTCGCTCCTGTCTGCCGGCCTACGCTGACACGCGGCGGATATTCCTTGCCGACGGCGACGCGCTCGTTGCTCCTGTTCCGGACCTACTCGCGCTCTTCTCGCTTCTGCATACCTCGTTTCCCAGGCTCCAGCGGATTGGGATGTATGCGAACACAAAGAACATCCTGGGTAAGTCGATTGAGGAACTACGGCAGCTCCGGGAAGCCGGGCTCGGCATCCTGTACCTCGGAATCGAGAGCGGGGACGATGAACTGCTCACGTGGATGAAAAAGGGCGCGACCTCCGCGGAGATGGCCGATGCCGGCCAACGCGTCAAGGATGCGGGAATCAAGCTCTCGGTCACGGTCCTGCTCGGGATCGGCGGGACAGACAGGAGCGTCGAACATGCCCGGCTGACCGGAAAGCTGCTTTCCGCCATCGATCCCGATTATGTGGGCGCCCTCACGACCATGATCGTGAAAGGTACGCCCCTCTATGTTCTTCAAGAACAGGCCGGGTTCCGGCTTCCTTCCGCATTCGCCATCCTTGCAGAACTCGCGGAGATGATCAGCCACACCGAGATGACCCGCGGTCTGTTCTTCGCGAACCATGCCTCGAACTATCTTCCTGTCCGCGTCCGCATGCCCGCTGAGCGCGACAAGGCTGTTCACATGATCCGGACATTCGTGCGGGAGGGCGATACAGGGCTCCTGAAGCCGGAAGGGATGAGGAGGCTGTAA
- a CDS encoding type II toxin-antitoxin system VapC family toxin, with protein sequence MTPKGPLLFDSHALLKFFQKEPGHEQVARLLEDAQRARVKKLLCAVNLGEIIYITKRAFGDQKKIAVLAHIERLGFTVLPVPNNLIFRAAEYKADYSISYADCFALAAAIDQKASIVTGDPEFRKVEHLVNVVWIR encoded by the coding sequence GTGACCCCGAAGGGCCCGCTCCTGTTCGACAGCCACGCGCTCCTGAAGTTCTTCCAGAAAGAACCCGGACATGAGCAGGTTGCGCGGCTTCTTGAGGACGCGCAGCGCGCGCGGGTGAAGAAGCTTCTGTGTGCCGTCAATCTTGGCGAGATCATTTATATCACCAAGCGGGCCTTCGGCGACCAGAAGAAGATAGCGGTCCTGGCGCATATCGAGCGCCTTGGATTCACCGTGCTACCCGTTCCGAACAACCTCATCTTCCGGGCTGCGGAATACAAAGCCGATTACAGTATTTCCTACGCCGACTGTTTCGCACTCGCAGCGGCGATCGATCAGAAGGCAAGCATCGTAACCGGGGACCCCGAGTTCAGGAAGGTGGAGCATCTGGTGAACGTAGTGTGGATCAGATAG
- a CDS encoding AbrB/MazE/SpoVT family DNA-binding domain-containing protein, which translates to MSTVRTLAKGQIVIPAVMRKKYHIEPGTELQIMEYGGIIYLVPPVKDPIKAAQGSLPSRPSLAGQLLRERRSDYK; encoded by the coding sequence ATGTCCACCGTTAGAACGCTTGCCAAGGGCCAGATCGTCATTCCCGCCGTGATGCGAAAAAAATACCACATCGAGCCTGGCACGGAATTGCAGATCATGGAGTACGGCGGCATAATCTACCTGGTCCCGCCCGTCAAGGATCCCATCAAGGCGGCCCAGGGATCCTTGCCGTCACGCCCCTCCCTGGCAGGGCAGTTGCTCCGGGAGCGCAGGAGCGACTACAAGTGA
- a CDS encoding transporter: MVKRILLPIFMMLITAGQSFASHPLITDDTGTQTTGKAQLEFVIEYGHDREDGASMNSLMAPTVPVLSYGITDTADLVLGISYLRRETMQDGMTTTESGISDASIQLKWRFHEKDGWSFALRPGITLPSGDENKGLGNGKASYTAFFIITRDIAPWVFHVNIGFLRNEYKLRLDEEANRKDRWHVSLASQVDIITGLTAVANIGMERNPDKRSNSDPAFLLGGVVYSITESLDLDAGIKAGLNKPETDITYLAGVAKRF, encoded by the coding sequence ATGGTTAAACGGATTCTTTTGCCAATATTCATGATGTTGATCACCGCTGGTCAATCCTTCGCATCCCATCCGTTGATTACCGACGACACGGGTACTCAAACAACGGGGAAGGCCCAGCTTGAGTTTGTCATTGAGTACGGACATGACCGCGAAGACGGGGCCTCGATGAACAGCCTCATGGCGCCGACCGTGCCGGTGTTGTCCTACGGGATCACCGATACCGCGGACCTCGTCCTTGGAATTTCATACCTGCGAAGAGAGACAATGCAGGACGGAATGACGACCACGGAGAGCGGGATATCGGACGCATCCATTCAATTGAAATGGAGATTCCATGAAAAAGACGGGTGGAGTTTCGCGCTGAGACCGGGCATCACGCTGCCGAGCGGTGATGAAAACAAGGGCCTCGGAAACGGAAAAGCGTCGTACACCGCGTTTTTCATCATCACCAGGGACATTGCGCCCTGGGTGTTTCATGTAAATATCGGCTTCCTGCGCAATGAATACAAGTTGCGGCTGGATGAAGAAGCGAACCGGAAAGACCGCTGGCACGTTTCCCTCGCCTCGCAGGTGGACATCATCACAGGCCTGACGGCTGTCGCAAATATCGGTATGGAGAGAAATCCTGACAAGAGGTCAAATAGTGATCCGGCCTTTTTGCTCGGCGGTGTTGTTTATTCGATCACAGAGAGCCTCGATTTAGATGCAGGCATAAAGGCAGGATTGAACAAGCCGGAAACCGATATTACTTATCTCGCCGGTGTCGCGAAGAGATTTTAA
- a CDS encoding L,D-transpeptidase family protein — protein sequence MEIARIYSIYEKLRKFLINPQELFLVVSIETQTLFVCANDTVVERYDCSTSRFGTGIRENSLKTPPGVHRIREKFGAGAPAGRVFRDREDTGEDWDHSLTGENLILTRILWLEGLEQGINKGAGVDSYERYIYIHGTGREDLIGIPLSHGCVCLRNLDVIRLFETVKEGTLVYIDPPPVVISEHRCSSVHFTGIFGSGMSALAQYLRFQGTTVSGSDRFHASEDTASIRRSLEGLGCAIVQQDGSGVSADTDVVCVSTAIENANPDIAAARSLGIPIIHRSDLLAAIIAEKKTIAVAGTSGKSTVTAMIFEFLTACGQSPSLISGAALRRLERQGLIGNAWSGGSDLLVVEADESDGSLVKYCPEAAVFLNISKDHKSVDEINTLFEKLASQTPWTASNADDPILASLPSTVSFGRNGAGSWRPDREELLPASVKLFKGGVVYHLPLPGDHNLENLRAALCVCDHFGCEQTALVDAVKNYEGVARRFSMTRTRQNVQVVDDFAHNPVKIAAAMSAARGLSNRILAVYQPHGFGPTRFLKNEYIATFRTAFRQNDSLYLLPIYYAGGTAQKDISSDDIIQGLGPLAFNARAVSSRDELLTRLKADARSGDCVLLMGARDPSLSALVKKIVDMFGGEMKES from the coding sequence ATGGAAATAGCTCGAATATATAGCATTTACGAAAAATTACGGAAGTTTCTCATTAATCCGCAAGAGCTTTTTCTGGTGGTGTCCATCGAGACACAGACGCTTTTTGTCTGCGCGAACGACACTGTTGTCGAGCGATACGACTGTTCCACCTCCCGCTTCGGCACCGGCATTCGGGAAAACTCGCTGAAAACACCGCCCGGTGTTCATAGGATCAGGGAAAAGTTCGGCGCCGGGGCGCCGGCGGGGCGTGTTTTCAGAGACCGCGAAGATACGGGGGAGGACTGGGATCACAGTCTGACCGGAGAGAATCTGATCCTGACCCGCATTCTCTGGCTCGAAGGCCTTGAGCAGGGGATCAATAAGGGCGCGGGGGTGGATTCGTATGAGCGCTATATCTATATTCACGGCACCGGCCGGGAGGATCTCATCGGCATACCCCTGTCGCACGGGTGCGTGTGCCTGCGCAATCTCGACGTTATTCGTTTGTTTGAAACGGTCAAGGAAGGCACGCTCGTCTACATAGATCCTCCGCCTGTCGTTATCAGCGAACACCGATGCAGCAGCGTCCATTTTACCGGTATTTTCGGCAGCGGCATGAGCGCGCTTGCACAGTATCTGCGCTTCCAGGGGACCACGGTCTCGGGTTCCGATCGTTTTCATGCGAGCGAGGATACCGCCTCCATCCGGCGATCGCTTGAAGGGCTGGGGTGCGCCATTGTTCAGCAGGACGGCTCGGGTGTCAGTGCGGATACCGATGTGGTCTGCGTCTCAACCGCGATTGAAAACGCTAATCCCGACATCGCTGCCGCGCGCAGCCTTGGTATTCCCATTATCCATCGATCCGATCTGCTTGCCGCGATCATCGCCGAAAAAAAGACGATTGCCGTCGCCGGCACCAGCGGCAAGTCAACCGTGACCGCGATGATATTCGAATTCCTGACCGCATGCGGTCAATCGCCCTCGCTCATAAGCGGCGCGGCCTTGCGCAGGCTCGAACGGCAGGGGCTTATCGGCAATGCCTGGAGCGGCGGTTCCGATCTCCTGGTGGTGGAGGCGGACGAAAGCGACGGATCGCTTGTCAAATATTGCCCCGAGGCCGCGGTGTTCCTGAATATCTCCAAGGACCACAAAAGCGTTGACGAGATAAACACGCTTTTCGAAAAACTGGCTTCACAAACGCCCTGGACGGCATCGAATGCCGACGATCCGATCCTTGCTTCTCTTCCCTCAACCGTGAGCTTTGGCCGGAATGGCGCCGGCTCGTGGCGTCCGGACCGGGAAGAGCTCTTGCCTGCCTCGGTCAAACTTTTTAAGGGTGGCGTTGTATATCATCTGCCGCTTCCGGGTGATCACAATCTTGAGAACCTGCGCGCCGCGCTCTGCGTGTGCGACCATTTCGGTTGCGAACAAACTGCGCTTGTTGATGCGGTAAAGAACTATGAAGGCGTGGCCCGGCGCTTTTCCATGACCCGGACAAGGCAGAACGTGCAGGTGGTCGACGACTTTGCGCATAATCCGGTAAAGATAGCGGCTGCCATGAGCGCGGCGCGAGGCCTTTCCAACCGCATTCTTGCCGTATACCAGCCGCACGGGTTCGGTCCGACCCGGTTCCTGAAGAATGAATACATCGCGACCTTCCGGACCGCCTTCCGGCAGAATGACTCGCTCTATCTCCTGCCGATCTATTATGCAGGAGGCACGGCGCAAAAAGATATTTCCTCGGACGATATCATACAGGGTCTTGGTCCCTTGGCATTCAACGCGCGCGCGGTCAGCAGTCGGGATGAGTTGCTGACCAGATTAAAGGCCGATGCGCGATCAGGAGACTGCGTTCTTCTCATGGGAGCACGGGATCCTTCGCTGTCAGCGTTGGTAAAGAAGATCGTGGATATGTTTGGCGGGGAAATGAAAGAATCATAA
- a CDS encoding transglutaminase-like domain-containing protein, with amino-acid sequence MLKKITSTLILLFWFVMLGLLIERTYIRPSSVIALDVVTQEGVRSTDEWFGIYQQGKKIGYAHTRTIPEADTYHLSEEMEMDILALGSVQRVRTVINSYTTKNFLLKYFDFTLQSDLTLMKIKGAVLKNKLVLDINTGGQTRTEKIWLTRPPYLSPNIKPAILLLGLETGKTYRFPLFNPATLSTEEATISIESQERIKIGETEQAIYKLKESFQGMETTSWITQDGETIKEESALGYSLLKESKTEAMKRDKGGPVVDIITLTMIPSDPIKESSKVTYLRARLKGVPLQGFQLDNDRQTLTNDVIEIRKEDLSAAYRLPYSGKELAEYLLPNALIQSDDKKIIDQAAKILAGEKNAHAAAKKLNDWIYTALTKKPVVSIPSALEVLNQREGDCNEHTALYTALARAAGIPTRMAAGIVYMEKGFYYHAWPEVWVGRWMPVDPTFNQFPADATHIRFITGNLDRQSDIIKLVGKLKVEVLEYK; translated from the coding sequence ATGCTCAAAAAAATTACCAGCACACTCATCCTGCTCTTCTGGTTCGTGATGCTCGGACTCCTGATCGAGAGGACGTACATCCGTCCTTCCTCGGTCATCGCCCTTGACGTGGTCACGCAAGAAGGCGTACGCTCGACGGATGAATGGTTCGGCATCTACCAGCAGGGCAAAAAGATCGGTTATGCGCACACGCGGACCATCCCCGAAGCGGATACCTATCACCTCTCCGAGGAAATGGAGATGGACATCCTCGCCCTCGGCTCGGTGCAGCGCGTCAGGACGGTCATCAACAGCTACACCACGAAAAACTTCCTGCTCAAGTATTTCGATTTCACGTTGCAATCGGATCTGACCTTGATGAAGATCAAGGGCGCGGTGCTCAAGAACAAGCTTGTCCTTGATATCAATACGGGCGGCCAGACGCGGACCGAGAAGATCTGGCTCACCCGTCCGCCCTACCTCTCGCCGAACATCAAGCCGGCCATTCTGCTTCTGGGGCTGGAAACGGGGAAAACGTACCGCTTCCCCCTTTTCAATCCCGCTACCCTGAGCACCGAGGAGGCGACCATTTCCATTGAGTCGCAGGAACGCATCAAGATCGGTGAGACCGAACAGGCCATTTACAAGCTGAAAGAATCATTCCAGGGCATGGAGACCACGTCGTGGATCACGCAGGACGGTGAAACGATCAAGGAAGAAAGCGCGCTCGGATATAGTCTGTTAAAGGAAAGCAAGACCGAAGCGATGAAACGCGACAAGGGCGGCCCCGTGGTCGATATCATAACGCTGACCATGATCCCCTCTGACCCGATAAAGGAATCCTCGAAGGTAACGTACCTGCGTGCGCGGCTGAAAGGCGTGCCTCTGCAGGGCTTCCAGCTGGACAACGATCGCCAGACACTTACCAATGATGTTATCGAGATCCGCAAGGAAGACTTATCCGCGGCATATCGGCTGCCCTATTCCGGAAAGGAGCTTGCGGAATATCTGCTGCCGAACGCGCTGATCCAGAGCGACGACAAAAAGATCATCGATCAGGCCGCGAAGATCCTGGCTGGCGAAAAGAACGCCCATGCGGCCGCGAAAAAACTGAACGATTGGATATATACCGCTTTGACGAAAAAACCCGTCGTCAGCATCCCGAGCGCACTCGAAGTCCTAAACCAGCGTGAAGGAGATTGCAACGAGCACACCGCGCTCTATACGGCACTGGCCCGTGCGGCCGGCATCCCGACACGCATGGCAGCCGGTATTGTCTATATGGAAAAAGGTTTCTATTACCATGCCTGGCCCGAGGTCTGGGTCGGCCGTTGGATGCCGGTTGATCCTACCTTCAACCAGTTCCCCGCTGACGCAACGCACATCCGATTTATCACGGGAAACCTCGACCGGCAATCTGATATAATCAAACTGGTCGGGAAACTGAAGGTGGAAGTTTTAGAATATAAATAA